The Helianthus annuus cultivar XRQ/B chromosome 15, HanXRQr2.0-SUNRISE, whole genome shotgun sequence genomic sequence ATGTAATCCATATTAATATAATTGTTATTTAAAGTCACATGCCCAAATTTATTTTGTAAGCCCATACGAGATGCATGGAGTTGTGGTTCAGTAACTTTAATTGACAAATTAGATGGGCTAATGTAAACTGTAGGAATGATATCATTAACTTTAATTGTTGTAAGCGTAGTCTTCACCACACCCCGTGTGCTTTATCGATAGAAACGTCTCTCTTTTGTAAAATAATCATACCTCGCCGTTGAACTTGTCTTCCTTTATTATTTTTCGGCAGATTGCATGGATATTCCAAACGAAGCACGTCGCCAGCTACAACACCATTGTTTTCTGCCTTTGCAGCTATACGAAACTCGCCAAAAAATAGTCGTGTCTCCTCTTCGGCTTCACTTTCATCCAATAGGACAGTGCCCGAATCAGACCCGTCATCTGTCAAACTCTTCTCATCCTGTTGAACTCCAATAGTTTCACCTAAAACACCAACAGTTGCCCAAGAATACCATTCATCGTCCTCGTATTCATCATATACGGGAGAAGAAACATAGATAAGGTCAGGCTCCTCGTTGCCTCGGGCGGCGAATCTACGGGGATGATAACCATCACATGATTCACGAAAGTTTTCATCGTCCACAATCTCGTTGCCTCGGGCGGCGAATCTACGAGAATGATCACCATATCCTCGCGGATTAAAAGGAACTCCGTCGTTGCCTCCGGCGGCGAATCTACGAACGGAAGTTTCTTCTTTTCCACGTAGAGCCATTTGAAAAccaaaagctctgataccaaatgatacGGATCGGAAGCGTACTCAAATGGCTCAAGAAACTATTGATAATCAAAGACGATAAATCGAACCAAAGGGTTCAAGAACAAAGTTCTTATCATTAAAATTCAATCAAAAACTACTTCAACAATAAACCATAGATGCCTTACTTATACTAACTAATTAAAAGATAAACATGGTAAAGATAAttcaaatattaaataaaagataaACTTAATCTTCGTTGTTTAAAAGATAATCTCGATCTTTTCTATTTAGATTCTCCTGCATCACTTCGGagtgtgggaagttagtaaataCACGATTCCCAAGAAGCGATGCATAACTCGCTTCATGGGGCATAgaagagtgtatgaaaaatggacgaggaattggacgagtgggtggtgggctaggattagtTTCTTGGATTCCATACGGGTTGCTCGGGTCAAAAGGACGGTTGTAAGGATGCATTTTTTCATATTGTAGAAGGAGAATTTGAAAAtgtatagaagatgtggttgaatgtggcaaaaaatggaagaaaaatgtgagttttatagtgaaaaaatggaagaaaaaattaatttttttttattttcatatagccgttggccaacggctagcccaacggctatTTTCTTTTGGCCATTGACAATCCGCCAACTCACCTTGCTcaaccgccccacgcccggcttgaaagccaagccccaaggggccacgccccaacccaagcccacctaGGGTGGTGTCTTAGGCGTTTTACCCCAATCCACGCCCCAACACAAGCCTCATACCCCATGGCCTTACCACTGAGCGAAAGTCCAAGTGGCATACATCATTACGTTTAAAGAAATCTATAAGATCCTCACAAGGCTATTATCAAATAATATAAAAGAATCAAAAATACATACGAATTGAAGGAGAGACTATTTTAATCAGTTAGGCTTTTAAGTTACTTATAAATCGTAAATATATGGTAATTCATTCATTGGGCTTTGAATAAAAATGTGAGTTTTTATTTTAAGTATCATTTTTTTTCCACAGATATTCTTatattaaacataaaaaaattacacTTTGAGACGAATTTGAGCCATAGCACGGGCGGTCCCTCCACAACCTTTTTGTTTGCCACTGGGTGTGACACTTTCTTAGACCCTCTGTTGTGAGACTGCATATCACGCCGGAGCCATCTATGACGCCCCATAGCGCCCGGCTACACCGTTACGAACGACACTATGGGGTAAGTTTTTGCCTCCCCGCTATGTATATCACGGCATTACCAGATGTAAAACTTTcatcgaaacggtgctccaaacgatgaaaacggtgcGTCagttcgggtgtttaaatttccaattaaccaaaatcaagtcacttggagcaccatttcgaagtaagttttacatcaaggGACTCGTAtaatcgttctgatcaaaagccttAAAAAATCTGCTTGTAGTTTGGagaaaaacttaactccgttaagtttttttaaggctttatataacttgagtgtgtagtagggttatatatgtatggggatttatatatatgtatgtattggGGAGATACTctcttagtttttgttttctaagcgatgtgggacaaaaaaaaatgatataaacctatcgagccagctcacgagctgagattcgagccaggccaagctcgagctcggctcgtttacaaactaagccgagccgagctgacTCGTTTACAAttgagccaatttcgagccgagctttcttcaAGCTTTTTACAAGCGAGTTACGAACCACGAGTTGTTGAACACCCCTACTTATCACATAACCCATCACTATGAACTATGAGGCTCCATAGGTATCTACCCCTACACATGTCATTAAGAAAAAGGTTATTAACTATTACATAGAAAGTGCTTCAATCCATCTGATAGTGAGCATTTTATATTTCCCAAACACAGCTTGAATTTTGAAGCTACCATTTTCATAGGTTAAAACATATTATTTTTTAAGAACTAAATAGTTAACATGACAATTAAAATATGTTTCTTTGATTTGCTCGTAGGATAAACTGATTTTCAGACACAATGAAGTGTAGACTAATCTTTAAACCATTTCGAAAGATCTCACTTTTCTCAAAAATCTTAAGACTATGGGGTGTGaaggggcttgggttgggggtaTTGTTTAACACGTGGCGAGTATGGGATTCACAAGGTAATACTCAAAAACTCTAGGGTTGTGGTGTGGCGTGGCTTAGATTGGCATAACCGGCCATgtggatttttttttgtttgacaACGGCTGCTCTCAACGGCTAGATTGAACTAGCCAACTAAAGCCAGCCATGTCACTCAACCTCCCGTCCCACACTAGACTCAATTTTCACGCCAAAGAGGCAACGCCATGCCCAACACAATCCACGCCCCACACCCCAAGTCTAAAGATACAATATAAAAAACACATTATATGATTAGTATTATGGTCATGAGAAGTCATTATACAATGGATATATTAGTTTTCCGTTTCACCATTTTACCCTCCTCGTACATCCACATCTCTTGTCTTTTTCTTTCCCATCTTTCAACTCTTAGTAAAATCACCATCAGAAACCATAGATTTGATTTTGTCTCATTGGCTCCCTGACTTAGTAAAATCACCATCAGAAACCATAGATTTGATTCTCTCATTGGCTCCCTGAGTTCGTACTCTATATATCATATATTATTTATATGTGTATATCTATACCCCTTCTCCCTCAAAAAAACACCCTTGAATTTGAACAACAACGGCGATGACGATGAGCTCCACATCAGCTGACTGTATTACAATCCTTGTCAAGGATCAGGTTAGGTTTAACAAACACATAGACTACTTTGGCTACTTAATTTTTGTTGCAAAAAGAATTTTATCGAAACTGTTGAGTCCAAGACGAGATCAATGTTTTGAGTTCGAGCTCTCTTAAGTTAAACAAGTCAAACTCGGGACATGGCTTGTTACACCTTATATATATTACACTTTGTACAATATACTTTAGCTCTTTAAACGAGTACTTCCGGGTATAAGACTATAAGGTCACCGATATACTTAAACTAGTTATAGAAAATGGTTTCATTTACAGCTAAAACTTAAAACACTGAAAAGAAAGGGTAAACAACCTTTTTTTCACCTTTTAAAATTAACATAGATTACATAAGATGTAGACTTAGATGTCCATAAAATAGCTTGGAACACATGAATGATCTATTGAAAAATCGATGTATATATTTGAGTTTATTTGCCTTACAagttctttttttctttttaaaaaactTAGTTCCCTGATATGCATTATTTAACTATTTGTTGGTGTTCTTTCAGCACGACCATAAGCTTTTTTACAAGATTCACAAAGGTAAACCCGTAAAGAAGGTTTTGATGGATTTTTGCAAGCGAACAAATGTCGATTTTAGAAGCGCCTACTTTCTTCTCAACGGGTCTCGGTTTGATACCAATCTTACCATTAATCAGGTAAATGGGTGATAGTCAATTTTGTTTTACAAATGCGTACCGGGTATTTTAACAGTTTATTTGTTTATTGTATTTTTGAACACATGAAGAAGGTGTCTAAGATATAGGGTGAAACAAACCATTTTCTCCATATTTAAAACATATTCACTACAGCAATCTTCGTATGATGAGTCAAACTTTTACATGGCACTAAAAGTCATTGCAATAGGTTTAGCGACAACACGTTGTCGCTAAGTTCCGTCACTATAGGCCTGTCCCTAAAGTCTATTAAGTCATTGGTAAAGATGACGTAGAAATAGGTGACCCTCTCTTTTGACAACATGTCGTCACTAAAGACTCATTTTATCAGATGACTTTTCTTGTAGTGTTAGTTTTGACGGGGAAATAAGGATGTGTTTGGTAAGCATAATTCAATATTTTTGAGGGGCCTT encodes the following:
- the LOC110870931 gene encoding small ubiquitin-related modifier 5-like — its product is MTMSSTSADCITILVKDQHDHKLFYKIHKGKPVKKVLMDFCKRTNVDFRSAYFLLNGSRFDTNLTINQLDMESEDEIEVMSPMLGGGC